One window of Brevibacillus choshinensis genomic DNA carries:
- a CDS encoding PQQ-dependent sugar dehydrogenase — protein sequence MRIQLDGSLPADNPFPGSPVFSWGHRNPQGIAWNPANGLLYSSEHGPSAHDEINRIQNGVNYGWPVIQGDQKKEGMATPIIHSGDTTWAPSGMTFVTKGPWAGQLLVANLRGMQVQKITLDPERPDTVVKATSFWQGENGRLRDVFEAKDGSLYLLTNNRDGRGTPRDDDDKIIRLVPRQP from the coding sequence TTGCGCATTCAATTGGACGGCTCACTACCAGCAGACAATCCTTTTCCTGGTTCACCCGTATTCAGTTGGGGACACCGCAATCCGCAGGGCATCGCCTGGAATCCGGCAAATGGCTTATTGTACAGCTCGGAGCACGGTCCATCTGCGCATGATGAGATCAACCGAATCCAAAATGGAGTCAACTACGGCTGGCCAGTCATTCAGGGAGACCAGAAAAAAGAGGGGATGGCCACTCCGATTATCCACAGTGGAGATACGACATGGGCACCATCAGGCATGACCTTCGTGACGAAGGGTCCATGGGCAGGTCAACTGCTCGTCGCCAACCTGCGAGGGATGCAAGTGCAAAAGATCACTCTGGACCCGGAGCGTCCGGATACGGTGGTGAAAGCGACATCTTTCTGGCAAGGGGAAAATGGCCGTCTGCGTGATGTGTTCGAAGCCAAGGACGGCTCCCTCTACTTATTAACAAACAACCGGGATGGCCGTGGCACCCCCCGAGATGACGATGACAAAATTATCCGGCTTGTTCCGAGACAACCGTAA
- the brnQ gene encoding branched-chain amino acid transport system II carrier protein: protein MRELSTRETITVGLMLFALFFGAGNMIFPPALGQAAGTDVWIAMLGFIITGVGLPLLGVIAVGLGGGNLQTLAGRVHPVFAVVFTFVVYLAIGPFLAIPRTGTVTFEMGVMPFLPESAKGSWVPLFITTIAYFALTYWLSLNPSKLVDRIGKILTPALLIIIGVMFVGTMFNPIGEMGQPTGAYEKSPFIKGFLEGYLTLDALAAMVFGIVVTASVQAVGVTDRKKITTSTIKAAVIAAIGLGLVYLALGYMGATSISLGASENGGQILTTVVQHLFGSFGSMLLGLAVTLACLTTSIGLVTACGRFFSDRIPSISYRTMAAILCVFSAAVANVGLTQLIAFSVPVLMAIYPIGIVLMFVSFFHKWFKGYSAVYVGAIVVTAAISLVDGAALIGLPVRGITDVYEHLPLYKEGIGWLLPAIAGALLGFLWGSLRPKRKGEQEVYQEKPSNT from the coding sequence ATGAGAGAATTATCAACGAGAGAAACCATTACTGTAGGACTCATGCTGTTTGCCCTGTTCTTCGGAGCGGGCAATATGATCTTTCCACCTGCTTTGGGACAAGCTGCGGGAACTGACGTGTGGATAGCCATGCTTGGCTTTATCATCACGGGTGTAGGCTTGCCATTGCTAGGTGTTATTGCAGTGGGTCTTGGTGGAGGAAACTTGCAGACGCTGGCAGGAAGGGTACACCCTGTCTTTGCTGTTGTGTTTACTTTTGTCGTATATTTGGCGATTGGTCCTTTTCTGGCGATACCGCGAACCGGTACAGTTACATTCGAAATGGGAGTCATGCCGTTCCTGCCAGAGTCCGCAAAGGGAAGCTGGGTACCGTTGTTCATTACGACGATTGCCTATTTTGCTCTCACGTACTGGCTTAGCTTGAATCCGTCCAAACTGGTAGACAGGATCGGGAAAATTTTGACACCGGCTTTGTTGATCATTATTGGTGTCATGTTCGTTGGGACCATGTTCAATCCGATTGGAGAGATGGGACAACCGACTGGAGCCTATGAGAAGTCTCCGTTCATCAAAGGCTTTTTGGAAGGCTACTTGACGCTTGACGCCTTGGCAGCGATGGTATTTGGTATCGTCGTGACGGCTTCCGTACAGGCAGTAGGAGTGACGGATCGCAAGAAAATCACGACGTCGACGATCAAGGCTGCGGTCATTGCAGCGATCGGTTTGGGGCTTGTCTATCTCGCGCTAGGTTACATGGGAGCGACTAGCATTTCATTGGGTGCGTCTGAAAATGGGGGGCAAATCCTGACTACTGTCGTCCAACATTTGTTTGGATCGTTTGGTTCTATGCTTTTGGGGCTGGCTGTGACATTGGCTTGCCTGACGACATCCATTGGGCTGGTTACTGCATGCGGACGCTTCTTCTCGGATCGGATTCCTTCGATTTCCTATCGCACCATGGCTGCTATTCTGTGCGTGTTTAGTGCGGCTGTAGCGAATGTTGGCTTGACCCAACTGATTGCATTCTCAGTTCCGGTTCTGATGGCGATCTATCCGATTGGGATTGTCCTGATGTTCGTATCGTTTTTTCACAAATGGTTCAAAGGCTACTCGGCCGTTTACGTAGGCGCCATCGTGGTTACGGCGGCGATCAGCTTGGTCGATGGGGCTGCTCTGATTGGTTTGCCGGTTAGGGGAATTACGGATGTATACGAGCATCTTCCCCTCTATAAAGAAGGCATCGGCTGGTTGCTCCCAGCGATCGCAGGGGCCTTGCTCGGTTTTCTGTGGGGAAGCTTGCGTCCGAAGCGAAAAGGGGAGCAAGAGGTCTATCAGGAGAAGCCGAGCAATACGTAA
- a CDS encoding DNA-3-methyladenine glycosylase family protein has protein sequence MVLYETAISLRPPYSFERLLRRLETHPDPQLLVDVQGQTLRRVFRVAARPVLVSLQFAGSMEEPFIRLHTESTLTSAEQQLLEKTVRHMFSADLDLTPIYIHMREQQPLAILTERFRGLRPFLDSDLFQCMVKTIIGQQINLVFAASLTQRLLELAGDTLEDEEGRKFLAFPTEEAVSRLEPSDLRPLQFSQRKAEYIIDYARAIVNGTIDLDRVWHMEDEEIISYLTSLRGIGRWTVECLMMFGMGRPDLLPAADIGLRNGIHMVYGLAEKPDEKEIRRIGEDWAPWRSVCSLYIWEAVGAVRRKETWE, from the coding sequence ATGGTTTTGTACGAGACTGCCATTTCCTTACGACCCCCTTACTCCTTTGAACGGCTGTTACGCCGGCTGGAGACACATCCGGATCCGCAACTGCTGGTGGATGTGCAGGGCCAGACGCTTCGCCGTGTATTTCGAGTCGCTGCACGCCCTGTATTGGTCAGCCTTCAGTTTGCAGGCTCTATGGAAGAGCCATTCATTCGTTTGCACACGGAGTCGACGCTCACTTCTGCAGAGCAACAGCTTTTGGAGAAAACGGTCCGGCATATGTTTAGTGCCGATCTTGACCTGACCCCCATCTACATACATATGCGTGAGCAGCAACCGCTGGCGATTCTGACCGAGCGATTTCGCGGTCTGCGCCCTTTTTTAGATTCGGATTTGTTTCAATGCATGGTAAAGACGATCATCGGTCAACAAATCAATTTGGTGTTTGCTGCTTCGCTTACTCAGCGCTTGCTGGAATTGGCGGGTGATACGTTGGAAGATGAAGAAGGTCGCAAATTTTTGGCATTCCCGACGGAGGAGGCTGTCTCCAGACTAGAGCCCTCTGATTTGCGTCCTCTGCAATTCAGCCAGCGAAAAGCAGAATACATCATCGACTACGCTCGCGCCATTGTAAACGGAACGATTGATCTGGACCGGGTTTGGCACATGGAGGATGAAGAAATTATTTCTTACTTAACGTCGTTGAGAGGGATTGGCAGATGGACCGTGGAGTGCCTGATGATGTTCGGGATGGGCCGACCTGACCTGCTGCCTGCTGCGGACATTGGCCTGCGAAACGGCATTCACATGGTGTACGGTTTGGCGGAAAAGCCAGATGAAAAAGAAATCCGCCGCATCGGTGAAGATTGGGCGCCTTGGCGAAGTGTATGCTCGCTGTACATTTGGGAAGCCGTCGGAGCTGTCAGACGGAAAGAGACCTGGGAGTAG
- a CDS encoding sigma-54 interaction domain-containing protein, which yields MKPLFSLDSVVFSLAAPVNPDDIRIRTGEKEGVWQNGEHNVHVLVVKETDSLEAVTKELRSALSESSLPALVTVDENDTPTGIITPSQLLAYYLSLIQNQSVLLRTLMDTMSEATTIVDSRNVVQYWNRAAENIYEIDRVQVIGTSLDEHFASESIRLLDALRQGTSVQRVYHIPRPDSHVLINAAPIRLEGDIIGAISIEQDITELVRLNEELAHTTAHLHTLQQEMSRFHAADDPFYSIKGHSASIHAAISSAQKVAQTDATVLIYGESGVGKELFAKAIHQASRRREKPFIAINCGAIPAALFESELFGYQGGAFTGAEKKGKPGKLELAHGGTLFLDEIGELPLELQVKLLRALQERQFYRVGGTEPITVNTRIVAATNRHLEQMVADGRFREDLYYRLNVFSLEIPPLRERREDLPELVQIFIQEYSVVHEQPVPRIASEVMQSLFDYSWPGNIRQLRNVIERLSILQENGVILPEHLPSAIRSHQAMESVSAYQPPVLSRPAPHAMYPPAPSGAERERIVAALARTYGNKKAAAELLGISRGTLYNKMKKYGLHEESFRWE from the coding sequence TTGAAACCATTATTCTCACTGGATAGTGTTGTCTTCTCCTTGGCCGCTCCCGTCAATCCTGATGACATCAGAATACGCACGGGCGAAAAAGAAGGTGTATGGCAGAATGGAGAGCACAACGTCCACGTATTGGTGGTCAAGGAAACGGACTCATTAGAAGCAGTCACCAAAGAGCTTCGTTCTGCGTTGAGTGAATCCTCTTTGCCCGCACTTGTCACTGTCGATGAAAACGATACACCCACTGGCATCATTACTCCCAGTCAGTTGCTCGCCTACTATCTCAGCTTGATTCAGAATCAGTCTGTGTTGTTGCGAACCTTGATGGACACGATGAGTGAAGCCACTACAATCGTGGATTCCCGAAATGTCGTGCAATACTGGAATCGTGCTGCGGAGAATATTTATGAAATTGACCGTGTGCAAGTGATCGGCACTTCTCTGGATGAGCATTTTGCCAGCGAGTCGATTCGTCTGTTGGATGCGTTGCGGCAAGGAACTTCCGTGCAACGCGTATACCACATTCCCCGCCCAGATAGTCACGTGCTGATCAATGCTGCCCCGATCCGCCTCGAGGGTGACATCATCGGTGCCATCTCCATCGAACAGGACATTACCGAGCTCGTCCGACTGAACGAAGAGCTCGCTCACACGACAGCACATCTGCACACGCTGCAGCAGGAGATGAGCCGATTTCATGCGGCTGATGATCCTTTCTATTCGATCAAAGGGCATTCCGCCTCGATCCACGCTGCCATCTCATCCGCACAAAAAGTGGCTCAGACAGACGCTACCGTTCTGATCTATGGAGAGAGCGGAGTTGGCAAGGAGCTATTTGCCAAAGCCATCCACCAAGCGAGTCGACGTCGGGAAAAACCGTTTATCGCTATCAACTGTGGAGCCATCCCTGCTGCCTTATTTGAAAGCGAGCTGTTTGGCTATCAAGGAGGGGCTTTTACCGGCGCTGAAAAAAAAGGAAAGCCAGGCAAGCTGGAATTGGCCCACGGAGGCACGCTGTTTCTCGATGAAATCGGTGAGCTGCCGCTGGAATTACAGGTCAAGCTTCTCCGCGCACTGCAGGAACGGCAGTTTTATCGCGTAGGAGGGACGGAGCCCATTACCGTGAATACTCGCATCGTCGCGGCAACCAATCGCCATCTGGAGCAAATGGTAGCAGATGGACGGTTCCGTGAAGACCTGTATTACCGGCTCAATGTCTTCTCCCTCGAAATTCCGCCTTTGCGTGAGCGGCGTGAAGACCTACCCGAATTGGTGCAGATTTTCATTCAGGAATACTCGGTCGTCCACGAACAGCCTGTTCCGCGCATCGCGTCTGAGGTTATGCAATCTTTATTCGATTACAGCTGGCCTGGTAACATCCGTCAGCTCCGCAATGTTATTGAGCGCTTGTCCATCCTGCAGGAAAATGGCGTCATCTTGCCAGAGCATCTCCCGTCTGCTATTCGCTCGCATCAAGCGATGGAGTCTGTCAGTGCGTATCAGCCGCCTGTTCTGTCTCGCCCAGCACCGCATGCGATGTATCCTCCTGCACCCAGTGGAGCCGAACGGGAACGAATTGTCGCGGCATTGGCTCGAACTTACGGTAACAAAAAAGCTGCCGCTGAATTGCTCGGAATCTCACGCGGAACGCTGTACAACAAAATGAAAAAATACGGCTTACACGAGGAGTCATTTAGATGGGAATGA
- a CDS encoding sensor histidine kinase produces the protein MLGTSKSIFRRLLFSFLATVLVGLGISGLLISLFAREYIYDSKEEEMLRMAKKVNVAIQNYDQVNKRLIDQLVSLDEAFDTRIWLFDKDGKIVATSMKDEVFTGKSVAVSIADNVLKGKSAVTELQIEGLEDPMLSVSVPWGEGEKVYGGIILHAPIEGIEKTFGQMRETILWATLFGVLLSTAMVSYLSWSISRPLRTIERTAAEIGRGNYAERVRVDTSDEIGDVAQTINTMAEKLERVEQERHHLEQVRNDFLANVSHELRTPLTAMQGFLEALQDGLVEEEEARQKYYAVMYSETMQVNRLVDDLMDLMKLENNEVNLAKFPVDVAEVMNKVAFSFRAEAEEKGLAIAVELADDLPKIYADRDRVAQILKNFVKNAVKFTEQGEIRLCAVAEESYVKIQVADTGIGISQDDLHRIWERFFKVDRGRSKNNKGTGLGLAIVKELVELHEGKWNVESEPGVGSTFTVWLPTMASSRQSI, from the coding sequence ATGCTAGGCACATCGAAAAGCATCTTCCGTCGGCTGCTCTTCAGTTTTTTGGCCACTGTTCTCGTTGGGTTGGGTATTTCGGGTCTGCTCATTTCTCTTTTTGCAAGGGAGTATATTTACGATTCCAAAGAAGAAGAAATGCTGCGCATGGCCAAGAAAGTGAATGTCGCTATTCAGAACTACGATCAGGTGAACAAGAGGCTGATCGATCAGCTCGTCTCGCTGGATGAAGCATTTGACACGCGAATCTGGTTGTTCGACAAGGACGGAAAGATTGTCGCGACCTCAATGAAAGACGAAGTGTTTACGGGCAAATCAGTGGCCGTCTCGATTGCAGATAATGTGCTAAAAGGTAAGAGCGCGGTAACGGAGCTGCAAATCGAAGGACTGGAAGACCCGATGCTGTCTGTGTCGGTACCGTGGGGAGAGGGCGAGAAGGTGTATGGGGGTATTATCTTGCATGCCCCGATCGAAGGGATCGAGAAAACCTTTGGACAAATGCGCGAGACGATTCTGTGGGCGACGCTCTTTGGGGTCCTCCTCTCGACTGCGATGGTTTCTTACTTGTCCTGGTCGATTTCCCGTCCGTTGCGAACGATTGAAAGGACGGCTGCAGAGATTGGCAGGGGCAACTATGCCGAACGGGTACGTGTGGATACGTCCGACGAAATCGGTGACGTCGCGCAGACCATCAACACGATGGCAGAAAAGCTGGAGCGGGTCGAACAGGAACGGCACCATCTGGAGCAAGTCCGAAATGATTTTCTCGCAAATGTATCCCATGAGCTGCGAACGCCACTGACAGCCATGCAGGGCTTTCTGGAGGCGCTACAGGATGGCTTGGTAGAGGAAGAAGAGGCTCGGCAGAAATACTACGCTGTGATGTACTCGGAGACGATGCAAGTCAATCGGCTAGTCGATGACCTGATGGATTTGATGAAGCTGGAGAATAACGAGGTCAATCTGGCGAAGTTCCCTGTAGATGTAGCGGAAGTGATGAACAAGGTAGCGTTCTCGTTTCGTGCGGAGGCCGAAGAAAAAGGACTTGCCATTGCGGTGGAGCTGGCTGATGACCTGCCGAAAATTTATGCAGATCGAGATCGTGTCGCGCAAATTCTGAAAAACTTTGTGAAAAACGCGGTGAAGTTTACGGAACAAGGAGAAATTCGGTTGTGCGCAGTTGCAGAGGAGTCGTACGTCAAGATTCAAGTGGCGGATACGGGAATTGGCATCTCGCAGGACGATCTGCATCGGATCTGGGAGCGTTTCTTTAAAGTGGATCGAGGGCGTTCAAAAAACAACAAGGGTACCGGCTTGGGGCTGGCTATCGTCAAAGAGCTGGTGGAGCTCCATGAGGGTAAATGGAATGTAGAGAGTGAGCCAGGCGTAGGGAGTACGTTTACGGTATGGCTTCCAACCATGGCTTCCTCTCGTCAATCAATCTGA
- a CDS encoding PilZ domain-containing protein — MESILQIKKGNRMIEGNVTYEEGDLIEAVFPCQVDVTVGDQLPCLLTIDYESVNNFEAVVVAKENNRLFLFHSPTAVEFREQRRRYPRFDMELKGWIQYPSKEPDSLFSVYSQMVDLVNLSLGGLAFRSDKPIPEEQPILFSAELHGRNRPDGVIKAELQVIHERIEGRHHMLGCTIKGINARHFHNLRKYILQRQIEERRKVKIE, encoded by the coding sequence ATGGAAAGCATATTACAAATTAAAAAAGGCAATCGGATGATAGAAGGCAATGTTACATACGAAGAAGGGGATCTGATCGAAGCCGTCTTTCCCTGTCAGGTAGATGTGACGGTAGGGGATCAGCTCCCTTGTTTGCTGACGATTGACTATGAATCTGTTAATAATTTTGAGGCAGTGGTCGTGGCCAAAGAAAACAATCGGCTCTTTTTGTTCCATTCGCCGACAGCGGTTGAATTCCGTGAGCAACGGCGTCGCTACCCGCGATTTGATATGGAACTGAAAGGGTGGATTCAGTATCCCTCAAAAGAGCCAGACTCGCTGTTTTCCGTATACAGTCAAATGGTCGATCTGGTCAATCTGAGCCTGGGTGGTTTGGCCTTCCGTTCAGACAAGCCGATTCCCGAGGAGCAGCCGATCCTCTTTTCGGCTGAGCTGCATGGGCGCAATCGGCCAGACGGGGTCATCAAGGCAGAGCTACAGGTCATCCACGAGCGGATCGAGGGACGTCATCATATGTTAGGCTGTACAATCAAAGGAATCAATGCGCGTCACTTCCACAATCTGCGCAAGTATATCTTGCAGCGTCAAATTGAGGAGCGCAGAAAAGTCAAAATTGAATAG
- a CDS encoding response regulator transcription factor: protein MAPTKVLVADDDPNVREIIRLYFLKQQIDLVVANDGQQAIDLMEKEAPDMVILDVMMPQMDGFEACREIRKKWDTPIIMLTAKDEEFDRVLGLELGADDYVTKPFSPRELVARIRAILRRMQPKTKAVEDVSKPLAFDQLTIDVDKREVVAAGEKINFRPKEFDLLVQMAKSPGSVFSREQLLELVWGFDYFGDVRTIDVHIKKIRQRLDNLPYECIHTVWGIGYKFGVES, encoded by the coding sequence TTGGCACCAACAAAGGTTTTAGTAGCTGACGATGATCCAAATGTACGCGAAATTATTCGCCTTTACTTTTTGAAACAACAAATAGATTTAGTCGTTGCAAATGACGGTCAGCAAGCCATCGATTTGATGGAAAAAGAAGCGCCAGACATGGTGATTCTGGATGTGATGATGCCGCAGATGGATGGCTTTGAGGCTTGTCGGGAAATTCGCAAAAAGTGGGACACGCCCATCATCATGCTGACGGCCAAGGATGAAGAATTCGATCGCGTTCTCGGTTTGGAGCTGGGCGCGGATGACTATGTGACAAAACCGTTTAGTCCGCGCGAGCTGGTTGCGCGGATTCGCGCTATTTTACGCCGGATGCAGCCGAAAACAAAAGCTGTGGAGGACGTGTCCAAGCCACTCGCCTTTGATCAGCTGACGATCGATGTAGACAAGCGGGAAGTGGTGGCAGCGGGTGAGAAAATCAACTTCCGACCCAAGGAGTTTGACTTGCTGGTGCAGATGGCAAAGTCACCAGGCAGTGTATTCTCACGCGAGCAGCTGCTGGAGCTTGTATGGGGCTTTGACTACTTTGGGGACGTGCGCACGATTGATGTCCATATCAAAAAGATCCGACAACGGCTGGATAATCTCCCGTATGAATGCATTCATACTGTCTGGGGGATCGGCTACAAGTTCGGGGTGGAAAGCTGA
- a CDS encoding MFS transporter — protein MLRENKTFRILFFSYGLSTLGDWFDFIAVSILLAFVWKADPMMMAFLPIAYAAPGIILGQFAGVLADRVNKVRMMILMDVFQAASTLLLLAMPDPVSFLIVIALRSCASVFNDPAQQTLTRQIVPEHQLLQATSLNGAVFQMGKLIGPLIGGTVAAFFAPAICLIVNACSFLLSAVLLLSIRNVEKNTTSSRVHTREKSIPLHLAWREGWGIFLQNRILLFSTIFSLFAMMAIQLADAQLPVIFREKVPLHPEMVGYVVSAVGLGALLTVTWLHRQKELRSYGWILGGGVFLIGICFSWIALYQPDSNRYWMLVAALFAGVGTGLTTVGTNYLVQKETPREALGRVRGIIDSLTSTTFIIAPLMGGWLMTVWGPSLAFLRVGAGIAAIGLSALLLQRLIWGKRKTEVTVVSEQAG, from the coding sequence TTGTTACGAGAAAATAAGACGTTTCGCATATTGTTCTTTTCTTATGGATTGTCGACGTTGGGGGACTGGTTTGATTTTATTGCCGTGTCGATCCTGCTTGCATTTGTCTGGAAAGCGGATCCGATGATGATGGCGTTCTTGCCGATTGCCTATGCTGCACCGGGTATTATTCTAGGACAGTTTGCGGGGGTGCTCGCCGATCGCGTGAACAAAGTCAGAATGATGATTCTCATGGACGTCTTTCAGGCTGCATCTACCCTCTTACTACTGGCGATGCCTGATCCAGTATCGTTCTTGATTGTCATAGCCTTGCGCTCCTGTGCTTCTGTGTTCAACGATCCTGCGCAGCAAACGTTGACGCGCCAGATTGTACCTGAGCATCAGCTGTTGCAGGCGACTTCTTTAAACGGCGCGGTCTTTCAAATGGGGAAACTGATCGGACCATTGATCGGCGGGACGGTCGCTGCGTTTTTTGCCCCTGCCATCTGTCTGATCGTCAATGCCTGTAGCTTTCTTTTGTCTGCCGTGCTGCTCCTCTCGATCCGAAATGTCGAAAAAAACACTACCTCTTCCCGCGTTCACACTCGCGAAAAATCCATCCCGCTTCATCTAGCCTGGCGAGAAGGCTGGGGCATCTTTTTGCAAAACCGCATCCTGTTGTTCAGCACGATTTTTTCTCTCTTTGCCATGATGGCGATCCAGCTAGCCGATGCGCAGTTGCCCGTCATCTTCCGAGAAAAAGTACCGCTTCACCCTGAGATGGTCGGATATGTGGTCAGCGCTGTCGGCTTGGGAGCCTTGCTTACTGTGACATGGCTGCATCGTCAAAAAGAGCTGCGCTCGTACGGCTGGATTTTGGGAGGCGGAGTCTTTTTGATCGGGATTTGCTTTTCGTGGATCGCTTTATACCAGCCAGACAGCAACCGTTATTGGATGTTGGTTGCTGCCTTGTTCGCAGGTGTCGGGACTGGACTCACGACAGTCGGCACTAACTACCTCGTCCAAAAGGAAACACCGCGTGAAGCACTCGGGCGAGTCCGGGGAATTATCGACTCCCTGACCAGCACGACGTTTATCATTGCGCCCCTCATGGGTGGCTGGCTCATGACGGTCTGGGGACCCAGTCTCGCCTTTTTACGAGTCGGCGCAGGGATTGCTGCGATTGGTTTAAGTGCACTTCTACTCCAGCGCCTCATTTGGGGAAAGCGGAAGACAGAAGTTACGGTTGTCTCGGAACAAGCCGGATAA
- a CDS encoding proline dehydrogenase family protein: MEQAMKDFFLFLSKNQTLNAAAKKWGLRFGANRFVSGETIAEAIKAVRDLNQKGLVCTLDHLGEFVFSVEEANESADYCIKTIEAIHQSGVDCNLSLKMTSLGLDISRELCMSNMRRILDAARKNGNIFVRIDMEDYAHNHVTMEILNELLEDYTNVGTVIQAYLYKAADDIDSLKDKKVNFRLVKGAYKESPEVAYPNKPDVDENYKKIIKQHLLNGGYAAVATHDDAIIEYVKKLVKEHDIPRTQFEFQMLYGIRTQSQIELAREGYKMRVYVPYGNDWYGYFMRRLAESPANVKFVLKGMFTK; encoded by the coding sequence ATGGAACAAGCTATGAAGGACTTTTTTCTATTTTTATCTAAAAACCAAACGCTGAACGCAGCTGCTAAGAAATGGGGTCTTCGGTTCGGTGCGAACCGCTTCGTATCGGGTGAGACCATTGCGGAAGCCATCAAGGCAGTCCGTGACTTGAATCAAAAAGGTCTCGTTTGCACACTCGATCACTTGGGCGAATTCGTCTTTAGTGTGGAAGAGGCAAATGAATCGGCTGATTACTGCATTAAAACCATTGAAGCGATCCATCAGTCTGGTGTAGACTGCAACCTGTCGCTGAAAATGACTTCACTAGGTCTCGACATCAGCCGCGAGCTGTGCATGAGCAACATGCGCCGTATCTTGGATGCCGCTCGGAAAAATGGCAACATCTTCGTACGAATCGACATGGAGGACTACGCGCACAATCATGTCACCATGGAGATCTTGAACGAGCTGTTGGAAGATTACACCAACGTAGGTACCGTGATTCAAGCATACCTGTACAAGGCAGCTGATGACATCGATAGCCTCAAAGATAAAAAGGTTAACTTCCGCTTGGTAAAAGGCGCTTACAAGGAATCTCCCGAAGTTGCTTACCCGAACAAGCCAGATGTGGATGAAAACTACAAAAAAATCATCAAGCAGCATTTGCTCAACGGTGGTTATGCTGCAGTCGCCACACATGACGATGCGATCATTGAGTACGTGAAAAAGCTGGTGAAAGAACACGACATCCCGCGGACTCAATTTGAGTTCCAAATGCTGTACGGGATCCGCACTCAGTCCCAGATCGAATTGGCACGTGAAGGCTACAAGATGCGTGTCTACGTACCATACGGCAACGACTGGTATGGCTACTTCATGCGTCGTCTGGCTGAGAGCCCGGCAAACGTGAAATTCGTCCTCAAAGGGATGTTTACCAAGTAA
- a CDS encoding winged helix-turn-helix domain-containing protein: protein MGMISWSDELFQVHHADETVSLLPKEYALFQYLFTWKNRTFSREDLLDRVWPLEDPTDRTVDDHIYRLRRKLQKWSHLFTIDTVRGVGYRLSWKQHQPPKPSALNRDFSDSIRNLMETYHGMGMGAAMQTLSTHQEVLGFSMDPFYDMYLHFIRGDFVWFIETTSFPLPEKLFYLFHIYYMAETDPRKTVRVFKHVESHQDQMPTSFRDELQIAAVGLYAMAGLLAEAEQQLVKATQIVDGMNSESFTLFLNAEQTMLALLSNRLDEAEEIIRRSAEKLQMVPMQRELGSFTLSRGICMYLRGERTKARQLVDEGIEIIRATKFMPHLIYAVHSLQFFLQTFECDDEWLRKYKKVWTELTSEFKFEELKKSILSIIS, encoded by the coding sequence ATGGGAATGATTTCATGGTCGGATGAGCTGTTCCAGGTTCATCACGCTGACGAAACCGTTTCGCTTTTGCCCAAGGAATACGCCTTGTTTCAATATCTATTCACGTGGAAAAACCGGACATTCAGCCGGGAAGATCTGCTCGATCGGGTATGGCCGTTAGAAGACCCGACTGATCGGACCGTCGACGACCACATCTACCGTCTGCGCCGCAAGCTGCAAAAGTGGTCGCATCTCTTTACCATCGACACGGTACGGGGAGTCGGCTACCGCCTCTCGTGGAAGCAGCATCAACCGCCCAAGCCTTCTGCTCTCAACCGCGACTTTTCTGATTCCATACGTAATTTGATGGAGACGTATCATGGCATGGGAATGGGGGCAGCCATGCAGACGCTCTCCACTCATCAAGAAGTCCTCGGATTTTCGATGGATCCTTTTTACGACATGTACCTGCACTTCATACGCGGCGATTTCGTCTGGTTTATAGAGACAACCTCCTTTCCATTGCCAGAAAAGCTGTTTTATCTATTTCACATCTACTACATGGCTGAGACTGACCCGCGAAAAACGGTGCGTGTCTTTAAACATGTGGAGTCACACCAAGATCAAATGCCCACCTCTTTTCGCGATGAACTGCAAATAGCCGCCGTGGGCTTGTATGCGATGGCCGGCTTACTAGCAGAAGCTGAGCAACAACTGGTGAAAGCGACACAAATCGTGGATGGTATGAATTCGGAGAGCTTTACCCTATTTCTGAACGCGGAGCAAACGATGCTTGCCCTCCTGTCCAATCGCTTGGATGAGGCAGAAGAGATCATTCGCCGCTCTGCGGAGAAGCTGCAAATGGTTCCTATGCAGCGTGAGTTGGGCAGCTTTACCCTTTCTCGCGGAATATGTATGTACCTAAGAGGGGAACGAACGAAAGCTCGTCAATTGGTCGATGAGGGGATCGAAATCATTCGCGCAACCAAATTTATGCCTCATCTGATCTATGCCGTGCACTCCTTACAGTTTTTTTTGCAGACCTTCGAATGCGATGATGAATGGCTGAGAAAGTATAAAAAGGTGTGGACAGAGCTGACCAGCGAATTCAAGTTTGAAGAGCTTAAAAAATCGATCCTTTCCATCATTTCCTGA